A single window of Marinobacter sp. LA51 DNA harbors:
- a CDS encoding sulfurtransferase TusA family protein has protein sequence MMLHNRINDVEPGRLLRVLATDPSTTRDIPRFCQFLGHELVNEEEQGGEFVFLIRRGEA, from the coding sequence ATGATGCTGCACAACCGCATCAACGATGTAGAGCCCGGGCGCTTGCTTCGGGTGCTCGCGACGGACCCGTCAACTACTCGGGATATTCCGCGCTTCTGTCAGTTTCTCGGCCACGAGCTGGTTAATGAGGAAGAGCAGGGCGGAGAGTTTGTATTCTTAATCCGGCGCGGTGAGGCCTGA
- the dsbD gene encoding protein-disulfide reductase DsbD → MTAPAAVPSTGRQGLALTLTLALCALLTIASPAFALGSGSNSLFGGNNSGFLPVDEALPFRHSTDNGAVILAWDVTPGHYLYKGRLSVSPVTEGVETGEPQFSLAGKTTHDEFFGEVTVFYDPVEVRVPITLPEGVREAELKVTYQGCAEAGLCYPPQTRDVLYFPGSDASANTAVATASDNASSGTNTGANTPATSDMNTSTATGLAGFLSQQSTLVIAGVFFLLGLGLTFTPCVLPMVPIISTLVSGRNTRSSGQALMLSSSYVLGMALTYAAAGVLTGLLGASFNLQAQLQSPWVLGGFAALFVLFALSMFDLFEIQLPRAIREPLDNASHRLTGGRMISIFGIGALSALIVSPCVSAPLAGSLLYISTTQDAVIGGAALFALGLGMGVPLILVAVGGRKLLPGTGHWMTTVKHFYGVMLLAVAIWLVERLVPAWTALTLWGLLVAITGVQLGAFDAAKAGWERTRKGFGLVLFAYGLALLAGAVGGAQDPLNPLTPFTADSSMSVPSSGLTSGTNHALFQRVESPEDIRAMLTEAHSQSRPVVLDFYADWCISCKVMERNVFSDPQVVQALTPYTLLQIDLTENTPAQQALLNELGLFGPPAILFYSRNGQELPNQRILGEMDREEFMRHLGGLATGV, encoded by the coding sequence ATGACAGCACCTGCCGCAGTGCCCTCCACCGGCCGACAGGGCCTCGCCCTTACCCTGACACTGGCGCTCTGTGCCCTTCTCACGATAGCCAGCCCGGCCTTCGCCCTGGGTTCAGGCAGCAATTCCCTGTTCGGTGGCAATAACAGTGGTTTCCTGCCCGTCGATGAAGCGCTGCCATTCCGCCACAGCACCGATAACGGCGCCGTGATTCTGGCCTGGGACGTCACCCCCGGTCATTATCTGTATAAAGGCCGGCTAAGCGTCAGCCCGGTCACCGAGGGCGTCGAAACCGGTGAACCGCAGTTTTCACTCGCTGGGAAAACCACCCACGACGAATTTTTTGGCGAGGTGACCGTTTTCTATGACCCGGTCGAGGTACGTGTTCCAATCACCCTGCCTGAGGGCGTCCGGGAAGCCGAACTGAAAGTAACCTATCAAGGCTGCGCCGAGGCCGGCCTGTGCTATCCCCCGCAAACTCGCGATGTCCTGTACTTCCCGGGCAGTGATGCCAGCGCAAACACAGCCGTTGCCACAGCCTCTGACAATGCGTCCAGCGGTACCAATACTGGCGCGAACACGCCTGCCACGTCCGACATGAATACCTCCACGGCCACAGGCCTGGCAGGCTTTCTGTCGCAGCAATCGACGCTGGTCATCGCCGGCGTTTTCTTTCTGCTCGGACTCGGGCTGACTTTCACCCCCTGTGTGCTGCCCATGGTGCCCATTATTTCCACTCTGGTGTCGGGCCGAAACACTCGCAGCTCAGGCCAGGCGTTAATGCTGTCCAGTAGCTACGTGCTGGGCATGGCACTGACCTATGCCGCCGCAGGCGTCCTGACTGGCCTGCTTGGAGCCAGTTTCAATCTGCAGGCGCAATTGCAGTCGCCCTGGGTGCTGGGCGGGTTTGCTGCCCTGTTTGTCCTATTCGCGCTGTCGATGTTTGATCTGTTTGAAATCCAGTTACCGCGAGCTATTCGCGAGCCGCTGGACAACGCCAGTCATCGTCTGACGGGTGGCCGGATGATCAGTATTTTCGGCATTGGCGCGCTCTCGGCACTAATCGTCTCACCCTGCGTATCCGCTCCACTGGCCGGAAGCCTGCTGTATATCTCAACCACCCAAGATGCCGTGATAGGCGGTGCCGCCCTGTTCGCACTCGGCCTCGGCATGGGTGTTCCGCTCATCCTGGTTGCCGTTGGCGGCCGCAAGCTGCTTCCTGGCACCGGACACTGGATGACAACAGTGAAGCACTTTTACGGAGTGATGCTGCTGGCTGTCGCCATCTGGCTGGTCGAGCGCCTGGTACCGGCTTGGACGGCACTGACATTGTGGGGACTGCTGGTGGCCATCACCGGCGTACAGCTTGGCGCTTTCGATGCCGCCAAAGCCGGCTGGGAACGAACCCGGAAAGGCTTTGGCCTGGTCCTCTTCGCCTACGGTCTGGCGTTATTGGCCGGCGCCGTGGGCGGCGCCCAGGATCCACTGAATCCCCTGACGCCCTTTACGGCTGACTCGAGCATGTCAGTACCTTCCAGTGGCCTAACCAGTGGTACGAACCACGCGCTGTTCCAGCGCGTGGAGTCGCCAGAGGACATCCGTGCCATGCTTACCGAGGCACACAGCCAAAGTCGCCCGGTGGTGCTCGATTTTTACGCCGACTGGTGTATCTCCTGCAAAGTTATGGAACGCAACGTGTTCAGCGATCCTCAGGTCGTGCAGGCGTTAACGCCTTACACTCTGCTGCAGATTGACCTCACCGAGAACACTCCGGCCCAACAGGCCCTGCTGAACGAGCTTGGGCTGTTTGGGCCGCCAGCCATCCTGTTCTACAGTCGTAACGGACAGGAATTGCCGAACCAGCGCATTCTGGGAGAAATGGATCGAGAAGAATTCATGCGCCACCTGGGCGGTCTGGCCACCGGGGTGTGA
- a CDS encoding antibiotic biosynthesis monooxygenase family protein, with protein MIRVLIERHIAETLEEAYEQRARKVLQQAVSEPGFISGETLSDRHDPNHRITMANWRSEADWDRWFHSQERRELMAELVPMMDREEIITVLEQSAV; from the coding sequence ATGATCCGAGTATTGATTGAACGCCATATCGCCGAGACCCTCGAGGAGGCTTACGAACAGCGGGCCCGCAAGGTTCTCCAGCAGGCGGTCAGTGAACCGGGATTTATTTCCGGCGAGACTCTGTCTGACCGTCACGACCCCAATCATCGAATCACCATGGCGAACTGGCGCTCCGAGGCCGATTGGGATCGCTGGTTCCACTCCCAGGAACGTAGGGAGCTGATGGCAGAACTGGTCCCCATGATGGATCGCGAGGAAATTATCACGGTGCTGGAACAGAGTGCGGTCTAG
- the rlmM gene encoding 23S rRNA (cytidine(2498)-2'-O)-methyltransferase RlmM has product MEQVVVFCRPGFETEAGRELTDRAAESGIFGFFEPQKDSGLVWFSLSGPETADDLLSRLELSTMVFVRDWFVVLARIPLPEYDRVGAVIDGLSSLERGYPGCARLEVRLPETNADGDLGNFARKWVSPLSRGMRGAGLLKTDQNAPAPARFEVLLSEFAEAVVGFSLEENRARFVSGIPRLRLPASAPSRSALKLEEAWKVFLPADQELDYLGGGKKAADLGAAPGGWTWQLVRQGMFVTAVDNGPMNEELMASGQVEHVEADGYSWRPKRGIDWMVCDIVDQPRKTAKLAVDWLAGGHCRYTVFNLKLPMKKRYDEWLICRDIIRQGLKEAGLGFQLRARHLYHDREEITCFIERTG; this is encoded by the coding sequence ATGGAACAGGTTGTTGTATTTTGCCGCCCGGGTTTTGAAACCGAGGCCGGTCGCGAGCTGACAGACCGGGCCGCAGAGTCTGGCATATTTGGCTTCTTTGAGCCGCAGAAAGACTCCGGACTGGTCTGGTTCTCCCTCAGTGGTCCGGAGACCGCGGACGACCTGCTGTCGCGACTGGAGCTGTCGACGATGGTCTTCGTTCGCGACTGGTTTGTGGTGCTGGCGCGGATTCCGCTACCAGAATATGATCGAGTGGGGGCGGTGATCGATGGCCTGAGCAGCCTGGAGCGGGGGTATCCGGGATGCGCGCGACTGGAGGTCAGATTGCCGGAAACCAATGCCGACGGCGATCTCGGTAATTTCGCCCGAAAATGGGTGTCACCCCTGTCCCGTGGTATGCGTGGAGCAGGACTTCTGAAGACGGACCAGAACGCGCCGGCGCCAGCCCGCTTTGAAGTGCTGTTGTCAGAGTTCGCGGAGGCGGTCGTCGGGTTCAGCCTGGAAGAAAACCGTGCCCGTTTTGTCAGCGGAATTCCCCGATTGCGCCTGCCTGCCTCGGCACCGAGCCGATCCGCGCTGAAGCTTGAGGAAGCCTGGAAGGTATTCCTGCCAGCTGACCAGGAACTGGATTATCTGGGCGGCGGTAAGAAGGCCGCAGACCTGGGCGCGGCCCCGGGTGGCTGGACCTGGCAGCTTGTACGCCAGGGTATGTTCGTGACCGCGGTGGATAACGGGCCGATGAACGAAGAGCTGATGGCCTCCGGTCAGGTTGAGCATGTTGAAGCAGATGGTTACAGCTGGCGCCCCAAGCGGGGCATAGACTGGATGGTGTGCGATATCGTCGATCAGCCGAGGAAAACCGCCAAGCTGGCGGTCGATTGGCTGGCCGGAGGGCATTGCCGTTACACGGTGTTCAATCTGAAGCTGCCGATGAAAAAGCGCTATGATGAGTGGCTGATTTGCCGTGATATTATTCGTCAGGGGCTGAAAGAGGCGGGCCTTGGCTTTCAATTACGTGCGCGCCACCTCTACCACGACCGCGAAGAAATCACCTGCTTTATCGAGCGGACCGGCTAG